Genomic window (Bradyrhizobium sp. 186):
AAGTCTGAGATGCGATGGTGGCGCAGTTCGGACATCGTTAATTCTACAAGTAGCTTTTCCCATAGGGTCAGTTGCGTCGTTCCGGTCGCATGTCTTTGTGAGCGCCACTATGGTATCCGGTTCACCGCAACGATTACCCAATCTTCGTCATAGGCAACGGACACGAGAATTCCGAGCGCCAGCGCGAGCATGTAGGCCAAGACCATCTCTGCGGTCGCGACTGCGTGCGCCGGCTTCCGTTTCTTCGCGCGCCATTGCCGCATCGCGAGCGAGGCCACGCCAAAGGCGACCCAAGAGCGTCCGCTCTTATACGTACTCAAGAAGAACTTCACCTGTGGGCGTGCGTCCCCATCGATGCGCGTGAGAACGACACGCTGGTGTATACAAAGGCAATGGTGCGGGCGATCATAAAGGCGACGCGACCGTGGAGGGTCTTGTTCGTGTCTACCCCACCGAACTTGATCCCGCTTAGGTATTCCCATCACCCGCGTACAAGGTTGAAGGACACGTACAACCGCGGTTCCTGGTCCTGGCGGTCTCGTGCAAACGGAAAATGTCATCGCTTGGGAGCTCATTGATGCCGGCGCAAGCGCGTGTTGGAAGATCCACTATGGCCCGCCTTGTCCCTGTCCTTCCGAGGGAGTCAAAGAGAAGTACATGGCGCGAATGAATCGAGATCGTCGCAACCAGATAAGTAGCCTGCGGTCCTGTACGGACAAGGGAAGGACTAACCAAAACGAAGGTCCTGGGATCTCCGAGGACCTTTTTCTTTATTGGCATCTATATGCGATGCGCTAACGCCCGCGTCGATGCTCGATGGGAAAACTTGAGTAATCGGCAGTTCGGCGCTCAGTGAGCTTGAGCTGCAGCCGCCAAGTGCTCCCAATACTCCGCCTCTGCGAGCAGCTTCCAGCTTCTGTCAGGATTGCGCTCGGCAGTCTGCCGACAAAGCGATGCCATCGCGCGAAAGCGGCGTGCCGTTTCCATGTCCAACCTCCCTGTTTTCCCCAAGCTTATTTTTTATTATTGCGATAGAGTCATCATGATTATGAGCCAAAATTAATTTTTGTCATTTTTGGAAAGGCCCGATTAGCTCCGACAGGTCATCTGGGTGGGAACCGCTTTCGTTTGCGGCTTCACATCGGTTTCGAACGCTACTTGGGTATGCAGACGGCTTGCTGCGCCTCGCGCAGTTCCGGGGAGCAAGACGATCCGTCTAGGCGCATCTAAGAAGCGTCACGCGTCAGCAACACAGTACCTGCCAAACCGCGCGAGCAAGCATCCAACGTTACAAACCGACTGACTACCGCGAATAGATTCAAATCGGTCCGTTGCTGAGCACCTGAAACTTACTTGCGATCGGCCCGGCGGAAATGCCGGGCTTATTCGTCCAATGCGTTTAATGGGACAACGAACAAACCGAAACGTGGATTGAGTCCGGCCTTTCAACTATTCTCAGACCGTTGGCAATCCTTTCGCAGTGCAAATCAATGTTCAGTCTTTGATTTCGCTTTAGAGAGGAGGGCAGACTTGTCGCGTGCGCACCAGCGAAGAGATAATCTCGATGTGGAGCCGAGAAGACATCCGCTCCGCTGTCATGGGATAGGTTTGTAGCCATCCCGTGCGGAGCGGAGATGCCTTGGAACTGCAACGGCAATGATCAGCCGGATGTGTTTCTGGGAAGATAGAACGAACTGCTCACTGAGGAGATTTAGTACACTCACAAATTCTAGAGAGGGTGGCTAGCCTCAGGGTTGGTCTCATCGGGAGTAACGCACATGGCAGGTCCTCCAACCCAAAAGGACATCGAGCGCCGGGCATATCACCTGTGGGAGCAGGCAGGAATGCCTAACGGGCGTGATCGAGAGTTCTATCTGGAAGCGGAACGACGGCTTGGGGAAGAGTTGATTCGCCACGAACTCAAAACGCCGGATACGCTGTAGAATACAGCAAGAAAAGCCCGGCGCGCCATTCATGGGGTTGCGATCAATCCGCTATCCGTCGCCACTATCCAACGGTTGCCCCAACGCACGATAGAGTCGACGCGCCCAATGCCGGGGACTGTGTCGCCGCGCATTGCCATCCGAACGCCATCTGGCCCAGCGAGAACCGCCGTCCCGCTTCGAACATCAAGCACGGTCCAACCCTCAATCGTTGTCGGTCTTGTGTCTGGCGCGGGCGTAAGAGGTGCTCTGGGCTCTATCGAGCCGGTCACAGTCACATCTGCTTGGATAGCCGGAGAGGTCGTGCTTGAAGAGTCCGCTGAGTGAGCCCCGTCCGACCATCTGGCTAGAGGCTTGGCGGAAATACTCGTTCGACCTGCGGAGATCTGATTTACAGTTGATGGTGTTTGCAAAAGTGACGTGGATGCCGTCCTTCGGGCACCTTCGGTCTTGACCGACTTTGTTTGGGCAACTTGGCGCGAAGACATTTCTGGTTGAGTGATAGCATTGAGGACCGAGCTAGTTGCAGCACCGTACCAA
Coding sequences:
- a CDS encoding DUF2934 domain-containing protein, which encodes MAGPPTQKDIERRAYHLWEQAGMPNGRDREFYLEAERRLGEELIRHELKTPDTL